In Rutidosis leptorrhynchoides isolate AG116_Rl617_1_P2 chromosome 2, CSIRO_AGI_Rlap_v1, whole genome shotgun sequence, one genomic interval encodes:
- the LOC139892544 gene encoding uncharacterized protein codes for MRWLFMVIMGTCLITYMWVWSSLRFFDDSVAPLVDYMFEGYNGTIFTYGQSKSKKTYIMGNGNRNNGIIIPKVIEKIFQGVQ; via the exons ATGAG GTGGTTATTCATGGTAATCATGGGTACATGTTTGATTACGTATATGTGGGTATGGAGCTCTTTAAGATTTTTTGATGACTCCGTTGCTCCACTTGTTGATTATATGTTTGAAGGATACAATGGTACTATTTTCACTTATGGCCAG AGTAAATCTAAGAAGACATACATAATGGGAAATGGAAATAGAAACAATGGCATCATTATCCCTAAAGTGATAGAAAAAATATTTCAAGGAGTACAATAG